From a single Brassica napus cultivar Da-Ae chromosome C9, Da-Ae, whole genome shotgun sequence genomic region:
- the LOC125592622 gene encoding uncharacterized protein LOC125592622, translated as MPQSEPSANQPETTSRHPEDAPEPMEVDKAPMGRTLRKRKENVAKHLKNGANEKEIDSFRKRVLRIPLEKPFEEVYFTHRLWMFFRETKETEEDIRRMFHEARDKMKNKITLKKKSDPGKFAIPCLVKGIEFPHALCDTGASVSILPTVMANHLGMKVKPSKESFTFVDCSQRNSREIVRDLELQIGKAPVPVGFHVLDIKLNWNSSLLLGRAFLSTVGAICNMQTNQLCLALIDPHVHYDPIPVIKPHTSSRRIDDP; from the coding sequence ATGCCACAATCCGAACCTTCAGCTAACCAACCAGAGACCACCAGTAGACATCCAGAGGATGCACCAGAGCCTATGGAAGTTGATAAGGCTCCTATGGGGAGAACCTTGAGGAAGAGAAAGGAAAATGTTGCTAAGCATCTGAAGAACggagctaatgagaaggagattgACAGTTTCCGTAAGAGAGTGCTCAGGATTCCACTGGAGAAACCATTCGAGGAGGTCTACtttacccacagattgtggatgttcttcagagagaccaaGGAGACTgaagaggacattaggagaatgttccaTGAGGCGAGAGACAAGATGAAGAATAAGATTACACTGAAGAaaaagagtgatcctgggaagtttgcaattcCATGtctggtgaagggtattgagttcccTCATGCCTTatgcgacacaggagcatcagtcagcattcTACCTACGGTTATGGCAAACCATCTAGGTATGAAGGTAAAACCTTCCAAAGAAtcgttcacttttgtggattgttctcagaggaACTCAAGAGAGATTGTCAGAGACCTTGAGTTGCAGATTGGTAAAGCCCCAGTTCCAGTAggtttccatgtcttggatatcaagctaaactggaactcGTCTCTAttgcttggaagagctttctTATCAACAGTAGGAGCAATATGCAacatgcaaaccaaccagttgtgcctGGCGCTCATAGACCCGCACGTCCACTATGATCCAATTCCAGTCATAAAGCCACATACGTCCTCCAGAAGAATCGATGATCCATGA